One window from the genome of Pseudomonas fluorescens encodes:
- a CDS encoding Zn-ribbon domain-containing OB-fold protein, whose amino-acid sequence MSTPYTERPISDPILNPGDEPYFDAAAEGRLLLKSCNACHQPHHYPRALCPFCWSTNVEWITASGTGTIYTFSITRRGASAPYCIAYVRLDEGLMMLTNIVDVDLDSVRIGQRVRVAFKESESGMSVPMFTIDHSEA is encoded by the coding sequence ATGTCGACCCCCTACACAGAACGCCCCATCAGCGACCCCATCCTGAACCCCGGTGATGAACCCTATTTCGATGCTGCGGCCGAGGGGCGCCTGCTCTTGAAGAGCTGCAATGCCTGCCATCAACCGCATCATTATCCTCGTGCGTTGTGCCCGTTTTGCTGGAGCACCAATGTCGAATGGATCACCGCAAGCGGGACCGGGACAATCTACACCTTCAGCATCACAAGACGCGGCGCATCAGCACCGTACTGCATTGCCTATGTGCGCCTTGACGAGGGACTGATGATGCTTACGAATATTGTCGATGTTGATCTGGACAGTGTTCGCATCGGGCAGCGGGTCAGGGTCGCGTTTAAAGAATCAGAAAGCGGCATGTCCGTTCCCATGTTCACAATTGACCATTCGGAGGCTTGA
- a CDS encoding rubredoxin gives MYDEAEGIPEEGIPAGTRWEDVPQDWICPECSATKLDFEMVEI, from the coding sequence ATGTATGACGAAGCCGAAGGTATTCCGGAAGAGGGCATACCTGCTGGAACTCGGTGGGAAGATGTTCCCCAGGATTGGATTTGCCCTGAGTGTTCGGCGACGAAGCTGGACTTCGAGATGGTCGAGATTTGA
- a CDS encoding thiolase domain-containing protein — MTIKGRAYIVGAYEHPLRKAPHHSVAQLHAEAAKGAIEDAGLSKDDIDGYFCAGDAPGGNVWSMANYLNLDKLRHVDSTDMGGCSYLAHIAHAAESIAAGRCNVALITLAGRPNSEGISGIQARVRGVNLPDAPFEMPYNPVTLNLYAMCAMRHMHEYGTTSEQLAWVKVAASHHAQHNPLAMLRKVVSVEDVLASPMISDPLRRLDSCVVSDGGGAVIVARPEIAKALNRPRVRILGCGESTKHQMGGRLDLSYTGAAWTGPRAFEEAGVTPADIQYASIYDSFTITVILQLEDLGFCKKGEGGKFVSDGNLISGIGKLPFNTDGGGLCNNHPANRGGITKIIEAVRQLRGEAHPKVQVPNCSLALATGIGGAIGHRHGAATVIMERE, encoded by the coding sequence ATGACAATAAAAGGCAGGGCATACATCGTCGGAGCGTATGAGCACCCCCTACGCAAGGCCCCCCACCATTCGGTGGCACAACTACATGCGGAGGCGGCGAAAGGGGCAATTGAAGACGCGGGATTAAGCAAAGATGACATCGACGGATATTTCTGCGCGGGCGATGCACCCGGCGGGAATGTATGGTCGATGGCCAACTACCTGAATCTGGACAAGCTGAGGCATGTCGATTCGACCGATATGGGAGGATGCTCTTATCTCGCCCATATCGCCCACGCTGCAGAATCAATAGCAGCGGGCAGATGCAACGTGGCTCTGATTACACTGGCTGGTCGCCCCAACTCTGAAGGTATCTCTGGGATACAGGCGCGCGTACGAGGAGTCAATCTACCGGACGCGCCATTCGAGATGCCCTATAACCCAGTCACGTTGAACCTCTATGCCATGTGTGCGATGCGCCACATGCATGAGTACGGCACAACCAGCGAGCAACTGGCGTGGGTCAAGGTCGCCGCCTCTCACCATGCGCAACACAACCCTCTGGCGATGTTGCGCAAAGTGGTCTCGGTCGAAGATGTATTGGCATCGCCGATGATTTCTGACCCGCTGCGGCGTCTCGATTCCTGCGTCGTGAGCGACGGCGGCGGCGCAGTTATCGTTGCCCGCCCGGAGATTGCGAAGGCCCTCAACAGACCACGGGTACGGATACTTGGCTGCGGTGAATCCACTAAACACCAGATGGGTGGACGCCTCGACTTGAGCTATACCGGAGCCGCGTGGACCGGCCCTCGAGCCTTCGAAGAGGCGGGTGTGACACCGGCCGACATCCAGTACGCCTCCATCTATGACAGCTTCACCATCACCGTCATCCTACAACTTGAAGACCTGGGATTCTGCAAAAAAGGCGAAGGCGGAAAATTCGTGTCGGACGGCAACCTTATTTCGGGCATCGGCAAGTTGCCGTTCAACACCGATGGCGGCGGCCTGTGCAATAACCATCCCGCCAATCGCGGCGGGATCACAAAAATAATCGAAGCCGTACGACAGCTTCGAGGCGAGGCTCATCCAAAGGTGCAAGTTCCCAACTGTTCGCTAGCCCTCGCCACCGGCATCGGCGGCGCGATAGGTCATCGGCACGGTGCAGCCACCGTCATCATGGAAAGGGAGTAA
- a CDS encoding 3-hydroxyacyl-CoA dehydrogenase NAD-binding domain-containing protein translates to MSESLMVSYEVEGVVAVITVNNPPVNALTPEMRGSIIDAVTHANADPAVAAIVLMGGGQNFIAGADIRQFGKARTITTSMSAAALDASAKPTVAAIHGYALGGGLEHALACHYRIALPTAKLGLPEVALGLIPGGGGTQRLPRLVGAAVATDLLVSSRHIHAPEALQIGLISQIVPGTQNQELRDAAVRYAKAVAHAQPQRVRDLALEPMDATTMDLLQAARREAAKKSPHNKAPQYAIDCIEAAFNLPFDEALEVESRLFSELEGSDVAKALRYAFFAEREAAKVPDAPPGFKPAGVTSAAVIGAGTMGAGIAICFADAGIVVKLLEASAEALDRGLQRIRDIYAVKVKRGRMTVQEMDACLQFVQPVSHYEEIGDCDVVVEAVFERIDLKKDVFTKLDAVMKPGALLLTNSSAIDINVMANMTGRPQSVAGAHFFAPANAMKLCEIVKGDQTSIETVVRAMKMGRDLKKVCAVSGTCDGFAANRSRAPLVTEMMLLLEEGARPEQIDRVMVEFGYPMGPFAVSDLSGLDVSYDTRKRRAAADPQYRKLHVPDRMVELGRKGQKNGAGWYRYEEGDRTPRHDEEVMRIIATVAHELGTPQRTFTDSEILKRLLFASINEACKILDEGKAYRASDIDVMWLYGFGFPRHRGGLLYWADTIGATEIHLQVQQWHEQYGRRWAPSPLLSKAANEGLSLRELKSVI, encoded by the coding sequence ATGAGCGAAAGCCTGATGGTCAGTTACGAAGTCGAAGGTGTTGTGGCCGTAATCACAGTCAACAATCCGCCCGTCAACGCCCTGACTCCCGAGATGAGAGGGAGCATCATTGACGCCGTTACCCATGCGAACGCCGACCCGGCTGTCGCGGCGATCGTGTTGATGGGGGGTGGCCAGAATTTCATCGCGGGTGCTGATATTCGACAGTTCGGCAAGGCGAGAACAATCACTACCAGCATGAGTGCTGCGGCACTCGACGCCAGCGCCAAGCCGACTGTCGCTGCTATTCATGGATATGCGCTGGGAGGCGGTCTCGAGCACGCCCTCGCTTGCCATTACCGGATTGCATTGCCCACAGCCAAGCTCGGATTGCCCGAGGTCGCTCTCGGGCTGATACCAGGAGGCGGCGGTACGCAGCGTTTACCAAGGCTGGTCGGGGCGGCCGTAGCCACCGATTTGCTCGTCTCCAGCCGCCATATCCATGCCCCCGAAGCATTGCAGATCGGGCTTATTTCCCAGATTGTTCCAGGAACACAAAACCAAGAGCTTCGTGACGCTGCCGTAAGGTATGCAAAAGCAGTGGCGCACGCTCAACCGCAGCGCGTACGCGATTTGGCGCTCGAACCGATGGATGCGACAACCATGGATTTGCTGCAAGCGGCACGCCGCGAAGCAGCCAAAAAGTCTCCTCACAACAAGGCGCCTCAGTACGCGATCGATTGTATCGAAGCAGCTTTCAACCTGCCGTTTGATGAGGCTCTAGAGGTTGAGAGCCGCTTGTTTTCTGAGCTGGAGGGTTCTGATGTTGCCAAGGCACTTCGCTACGCATTTTTTGCCGAGCGCGAGGCTGCCAAGGTTCCGGATGCGCCCCCGGGTTTCAAGCCTGCTGGTGTGACGTCCGCTGCTGTGATCGGCGCGGGAACGATGGGCGCCGGTATTGCCATTTGCTTCGCTGATGCAGGCATTGTGGTGAAACTCCTGGAAGCGAGTGCCGAAGCACTGGACAGGGGCCTGCAGCGCATACGTGACATCTACGCCGTAAAGGTCAAGCGCGGACGCATGACTGTGCAAGAAATGGATGCATGCCTTCAGTTTGTCCAGCCTGTCTCTCATTACGAAGAGATCGGCGACTGTGATGTCGTGGTTGAAGCGGTGTTTGAACGGATAGATCTGAAGAAGGATGTGTTCACCAAACTTGATGCGGTGATGAAGCCTGGCGCGCTGTTGCTAACGAACTCTTCCGCGATTGATATCAACGTCATGGCCAACATGACAGGCAGGCCTCAGAGCGTCGCCGGCGCTCATTTCTTCGCTCCCGCGAACGCGATGAAACTGTGCGAAATCGTGAAGGGTGATCAAACCTCGATCGAGACAGTTGTGCGGGCAATGAAGATGGGTCGCGATCTTAAAAAAGTCTGCGCGGTCTCCGGAACGTGCGATGGCTTCGCGGCAAATCGCAGTCGCGCGCCGCTGGTCACGGAAATGATGCTACTGCTTGAGGAGGGAGCACGCCCTGAGCAGATCGACAGGGTCATGGTTGAATTTGGCTATCCAATGGGACCGTTCGCAGTGAGCGATCTGTCCGGTCTCGATGTCAGCTATGACACGCGCAAGCGTCGCGCGGCAGCTGACCCTCAATACAGGAAGCTCCATGTCCCGGATCGGATGGTCGAGCTGGGCCGCAAGGGCCAGAAAAATGGGGCCGGGTGGTATCGCTATGAAGAAGGTGACCGCACACCTCGTCACGATGAAGAAGTGATGCGGATCATCGCGACCGTCGCCCATGAGCTTGGCACGCCTCAGCGTACCTTTACCGACAGTGAAATCCTCAAACGTCTGTTATTTGCCTCGATCAACGAGGCTTGCAAGATCCTGGATGAAGGTAAGGCATATCGAGCCAGTGACATTGATGTCATGTGGTTGTACGGCTTTGGATTTCCTCGCCATCGAGGAGGGCTGCTGTACTGGGCTGACACGATCGGGGCCACGGAAATCCATCTGCAAGTGCAGCAATGGCATGAGCAATACGGCAGGCGTTGGGCACCTAGTCCGCTGCTGTCGAAAGCGGCCAATGAAGGGCTGTCCCTGAGAGAGCTGAAATCAGTCATATGA